One window of Thermodesulfovibrio aggregans genomic DNA carries:
- the radC gene encoding RadC family protein: MSSVREWPETERPRERLIKYGAEALSDAQLLAIVLRTGSNGKSVMDTAIELLQNFGGLRGLEEASIAELKKFKGLGTAKIAQIRASFELGKRALSQKANQQVFSSASTVYDCFFPKLEGLKKEVFITLLLDTKLKLIKEVKVSEGTLNQSLIHPREVFKEAVKESAYAVILVHNHPSGDPSPSEQDIEITKKLKKASEILEIPILDHVIIGRERYFSMKEKGIL; this comes from the coding sequence ATGAGCTCAGTTAGGGAATGGCCAGAAACTGAAAGACCAAGAGAACGGCTTATAAAATATGGTGCAGAGGCTTTAAGCGATGCTCAACTACTTGCAATAGTATTGAGGACAGGCTCAAATGGGAAAAGCGTAATGGATACAGCAATTGAACTTCTTCAAAACTTTGGAGGTCTTAGAGGTCTTGAGGAAGCATCCATAGCTGAGCTTAAAAAGTTCAAAGGACTTGGCACTGCCAAAATTGCCCAGATCAGAGCTTCTTTTGAACTTGGCAAAAGAGCACTAAGTCAGAAAGCTAATCAACAAGTTTTCAGCTCCGCCTCCACTGTTTATGACTGCTTCTTTCCAAAGCTTGAAGGACTTAAAAAGGAAGTATTCATTACTTTACTGCTTGATACAAAACTAAAACTAATTAAGGAAGTTAAAGTTTCAGAGGGCACTCTCAATCAGTCTCTGATTCATCCAAGAGAAGTATTCAAAGAAGCAGTGAAAGAGTCTGCCTATGCAGTGATACTTGTTCATAATCATCCAAGTGGTGATCCTTCACCGAGTGAACAGGACATAGAAATAACAAAGAAATTGAAAAAAGCATCGGAGATACTTGAAATTCCCATACTTGACCATGTAATCATAGGAAGAGAAAGATATTTTAGCATGAAGGAAAAAGGAATACTATAA
- the metG gene encoding methionine--tRNA ligase — MNQNKGFYITTPIYYVNDIPHIGHAYTTVAADILARYMRFKDKKVFFLTGTDEHGQKVEKAARERGRLPKEHADIMVENFKTLWKELNISNDAFIRTTDEEHKKVVQEILQKLYDKGEIEKRKYCGMYCTPCERFWTEKDLIDGKCPDCGREVECIEEENYFFLMSKYQQALIEYIEKNPKYILPESRKNEVLGFLKTKPLGDLCISRPRHRLEWGIPLPFDENYTTYVWFDALVNYYSALKYLAPSETLWWPPDHHLIGKDILTTHAVYWSTMLMALGLPLPRNIFAHGWWTVKGKKMSKSLGNVVNPSEVIKKYGVDAFRYFLFREVSFGLDGDFSEEALVRRINNDLANDLGNLVNRFLAMNEKYMKGAVKIEPSFWENNTSDGEFVLSFKTLIEEIDNETLWDEFKLNIVLEKIWTAISLSNNYIAKTEPWKVAKENPERVSIILFNIWNAIRVITLFIHPFMPETAEKIWKALGLRDLEIDYKMVKWEIDLKDIKTERIEQLFPRIDLIKEESAKVEHKEEKMEELIGIEEFMKIKLKVGKVLSAERVKGSKKLIKLIVDIGEQRQIVAGIGEQYTPEELIGRSIVVVSNLKPAKLMGVESQGMLLAATGSDGTISILTVDREVNPGATVK; from the coding sequence ATGAATCAAAATAAGGGATTTTACATAACAACCCCCATATACTATGTTAATGATATTCCCCATATTGGACATGCATATACCACCGTAGCTGCTGATATACTTGCAAGATATATGAGATTTAAAGATAAAAAAGTATTTTTCCTTACAGGAACAGATGAGCATGGGCAAAAGGTTGAAAAGGCAGCTCGTGAGCGTGGAAGACTTCCAAAGGAGCATGCGGATATAATGGTAGAAAATTTTAAAACACTATGGAAAGAACTAAATATAAGCAATGATGCTTTTATCCGCACAACCGATGAAGAGCACAAAAAAGTTGTCCAGGAAATACTTCAAAAACTTTATGATAAAGGTGAGATTGAAAAAAGAAAATACTGTGGTATGTATTGCACGCCCTGTGAAAGATTCTGGACAGAAAAAGATTTGATAGATGGAAAATGTCCTGACTGCGGAAGAGAGGTTGAATGTATTGAAGAGGAAAACTATTTCTTTCTTATGTCAAAGTATCAGCAGGCTTTAATTGAATACATAGAAAAAAATCCAAAATACATTCTCCCAGAATCGAGAAAGAATGAGGTTTTAGGTTTTCTTAAAACTAAACCTCTCGGTGATCTCTGTATTTCCCGTCCAAGACATAGACTTGAATGGGGAATTCCTCTCCCATTTGATGAAAACTACACAACCTATGTATGGTTTGATGCACTGGTTAATTACTATTCAGCCCTGAAATATCTTGCACCTTCTGAAACCCTTTGGTGGCCTCCAGATCATCATCTTATAGGTAAAGATATCCTTACAACCCATGCTGTTTACTGGTCTACAATGCTTATGGCACTTGGACTTCCACTGCCACGAAATATCTTTGCCCATGGATGGTGGACAGTAAAGGGCAAAAAGATGTCAAAATCTCTTGGAAATGTGGTTAACCCTTCAGAGGTGATAAAAAAATATGGTGTAGATGCTTTTAGATACTTTCTCTTTAGAGAGGTATCCTTCGGACTTGATGGTGATTTTTCAGAAGAGGCACTTGTCAGAAGAATAAATAATGACCTTGCCAATGACCTCGGCAATCTGGTCAATCGTTTTCTTGCGATGAATGAAAAGTATATGAAAGGTGCTGTAAAAATAGAGCCTTCTTTTTGGGAAAATAATACCTCTGATGGTGAATTTGTTCTTTCCTTTAAAACATTGATTGAAGAGATAGACAATGAAACACTCTGGGACGAATTTAAACTGAACATTGTCCTTGAGAAGATATGGACTGCTATTTCCCTTTCAAACAACTACATTGCAAAAACAGAGCCATGGAAAGTAGCAAAAGAAAACCCTGAAAGAGTCTCCATAATACTTTTTAATATATGGAATGCTATCAGGGTAATTACACTTTTTATACATCCTTTCATGCCAGAAACAGCGGAGAAAATATGGAAAGCTCTTGGATTGAGAGATTTGGAAATTGATTACAAAATGGTTAAGTGGGAAATTGATCTCAAAGATATAAAAACAGAAAGAATTGAACAGCTTTTCCCGAGGATAGACTTAATCAAGGAAGAATCAGCAAAAGTAGAACATAAGGAGGAAAAGATGGAAGAACTAATAGGAATTGAAGAATTCATGAAGATAAAACTGAAAGTTGGAAAAGTTCTTTCAGCAGAGAGAGTTAAAGGTTCAAAGAAACTTATAAAGCTTATAGTTGATATAGGGGAACAAAGGCAGATTGTTGCAGGTATTGGTGAGCAATATACACCAGAGGAACTTATCGGAAGGTCAATTGTGGTTGTATCTAATCTGAAGCCTGCAAAGCTTATGGGAGTTGAATCTCAGGGAATGCTTCTTGCAGCAACAGGCTCTGATGGAACAATATCAATACTTACAGTTGACAGAGAGGTAAATCCTGGCGCCACAGTAAAATGA
- a CDS encoding PSP1 domain-containing protein, with amino-acid sequence MNNVVHVRVRPFGKVYRYLNNLGIELKKGDFVVVEGDFGLTLGYVIKTSFDSENTFKPVIRKATNEDMDDFQKNLLLEKEAWDFCLQRIKERQLPMKLLVVEAALDRKRIIFYFTAEGRIDFRELVRDLAAKFKTRIEMRQIGVRDEAKFLGGIGVCGREICCKTFVSFFKPISLKMAKDQEIVLNVSKLSGVCGRLKCCLRHEYYGEIEEIITDEEIFTQEEKEPEFKKFSLIIKEADDELIEESHGGKDESK; translated from the coding sequence ATGAACAATGTAGTGCATGTAAGAGTTAGACCCTTTGGGAAGGTCTATCGTTATTTAAATAATCTGGGGATAGAACTAAAAAAAGGTGATTTTGTTGTTGTAGAAGGTGATTTTGGATTGACCTTAGGATATGTTATTAAAACTTCCTTTGACAGTGAAAATACTTTCAAACCGGTTATTAGAAAAGCTACCAACGAAGATATGGATGATTTTCAGAAAAATCTCCTTCTCGAAAAAGAAGCCTGGGATTTTTGTCTTCAAAGAATAAAAGAGAGACAGTTGCCAATGAAACTTTTAGTAGTTGAGGCTGCTCTTGATAGAAAGAGAATAATCTTTTATTTTACTGCTGAAGGTAGAATTGATTTCAGAGAATTAGTTAGAGACCTTGCAGCAAAGTTTAAAACAAGAATAGAGATGCGACAGATAGGTGTGAGAGATGAAGCAAAATTTCTTGGTGGAATAGGAGTTTGTGGAAGAGAAATATGCTGTAAAACTTTTGTTAGTTTTTTTAAGCCAATTTCCTTAAAAATGGCTAAGGATCAAGAAATTGTGCTCAATGTATCCAAACTTTCAGGAGTTTGCGGAAGATTGAAATGCTGTCTCAGACATGAATATTATGGTGAAATAGAGGAAATAATCACTGATGAGGAAATTTTCACTCAGGAAGAAAAAGAGCCAGAATTTAAAAAGTTTTCTTTAATTATAAAAGAAGCGGATGATGAATTAATAGAGGAAAGTCATGGAGGAAAAGATGAATCAAAATAA
- a CDS encoding DNA polymerase III subunit: MGFSEITSQERALRVLQGTLRTKRIPNAFLFIGDPYIGKTRAAVVYAKALNCYNSEIDACDICISCKKIEQGIHPDVKILAPEKNTITVDSIREVEEFVSFRPLEGKYKVVIIKEAHKMNNAAANAFLKTVEEPPIDTVIILICENIFGLPEPLISRCFKLYFTPLPTKKVKEIFPDVEDGVIRIIMGKPGLFTSRDILKEIQWFNSTLKNIIEKNKKSPWKDNEEVKWWIDLLCIFLRDCIVRIFLKESSNGNFISAYCSILPTDFKLKKGVSLEHLFELYGELQNIKRSIDLNLNKSIVWNYVISLFGSLIAKH; the protein is encoded by the coding sequence ATGGGTTTTAGTGAAATTACATCTCAGGAGAGAGCTTTAAGAGTTCTGCAAGGGACATTAAGAACAAAAAGGATTCCAAATGCCTTTTTATTCATAGGAGACCCTTATATTGGAAAAACGAGAGCAGCTGTTGTTTATGCTAAGGCTTTGAATTGTTATAATTCTGAGATAGATGCATGTGATATATGTATATCCTGTAAAAAAATTGAACAGGGAATACATCCAGATGTTAAAATTTTAGCTCCTGAAAAGAATACAATCACAGTAGATAGTATAAGAGAAGTTGAGGAATTTGTCTCTTTTCGCCCTCTTGAAGGAAAATACAAGGTTGTTATTATAAAAGAAGCTCATAAAATGAATAATGCAGCAGCAAATGCATTTCTTAAAACAGTTGAAGAACCTCCAATAGATACGGTAATAATTCTTATATGTGAGAACATATTCGGTTTGCCAGAGCCCTTAATTTCAAGATGTTTTAAATTATACTTTACACCTCTTCCAACAAAAAAAGTAAAGGAGATTTTTCCAGATGTTGAAGATGGTGTAATCAGAATCATTATGGGGAAACCAGGACTTTTTACATCCAGGGATATACTAAAAGAAATTCAGTGGTTCAACAGTACATTAAAAAATATCATAGAAAAAAATAAAAAATCTCCCTGGAAAGACAATGAAGAGGTCAAATGGTGGATAGATCTTTTGTGTATTTTTCTAAGAGACTGTATTGTTAGAATTTTTCTTAAAGAGTCCTCAAATGGAAATTTCATTAGTGCTTATTGCTCAATTTTACCTACAGATTTTAAACTAAAAAAAGGTGTTTCTTTAGAGCATTTGTTTGAGCTATATGGAGAGTTACAAAATATAAAAAGAAGCATTGATTTGAATTTAAATAAATCAATAGTGTGGAATTATGTAATTTCGTTATTTGGCAGTTTGATAGCAAAGCATTAA
- the tmk gene encoding dTMP kinase, translated as MAKGIFITFEGIEGSGKTTQGKLLFESLKKQGYDVVYTYEPGDTEAGKHIRELLLNSEIKITPLCELLLYFADRAQHIEEKIKPYLEVGFTVICDRFTDSTIVYQGYARGISIDLIQNLNRELFNDFMPDLTVLLDCPVEIGLGRNRKINKKDKFEIENFSFHEKVRNGYLELAKRSQERFFVLDATEPTEIVAEKIYKKVISIIESL; from the coding sequence ATGGCTAAAGGAATTTTTATTACTTTTGAAGGAATAGAAGGTTCTGGAAAGACTACGCAGGGAAAACTGCTTTTTGAATCACTAAAAAAACAGGGATATGATGTTGTTTACACTTATGAACCAGGAGATACAGAAGCTGGAAAGCATATAAGAGAACTTCTTCTTAATTCAGAAATTAAAATAACTCCTTTATGCGAACTTCTTCTTTATTTTGCAGACAGGGCTCAGCATATTGAAGAGAAAATAAAGCCATATCTTGAAGTTGGGTTTACTGTAATATGCGATAGATTTACTGATTCAACAATAGTTTATCAAGGATATGCACGGGGTATATCAATTGATTTAATTCAAAACTTAAACAGAGAGCTTTTTAATGATTTCATGCCTGATTTAACAGTGTTACTTGACTGCCCTGTAGAGATTGGGCTTGGAAGAAACAGAAAGATTAATAAAAAAGATAAATTTGAGATAGAAAATTTTTCATTCCACGAAAAAGTTAGAAACGGTTATCTTGAACTTGCAAAGAGAAGTCAGGAAAGATTTTTTGTTTTAGATGCTACAGAGCCTACAGAGATAGTAGCTGAAAAGATATACAAAAAAGTAATATCTATCATAGAATCTCTCTAA
- a CDS encoding 30S ribosomal protein bS22 yields the protein MGSVLKWRKKKIKKHKYRKLRKKMRAQRRNK from the coding sequence GTGGGCAGTGTTCTTAAGTGGAGGAAGAAAAAGATAAAGAAGCACAAATACAGAAAGCTCCGTAAAAAAATGAGAGCACAAAGAAGAAATAAATAA
- a CDS encoding acyl-CoA dehydratase activase: MASELYLGIDVGSETAKIAVLDNDFRIREKLYLKHLGKPAEVVSKILKEILSRYGSIKLCFTGVSGRFIAKTVGAPYVNEILSQATATSFFYPQVRTIIEIGGEDSKLIFLDRGGRIRDFSLNSICAAGTGSFLEQQAERLGLTIQEFSELALKSKRPSKIAGRCSVFAKSDMIHLQQIATPVEDIIAGLCFALARNFKATMFKGRALQKEVSFQGGVAANKGMIRAFKKVLGIDEILIPEHFEVTGAIGAALKAQSSEVFLNDEIIEKLGTIKAEIEYGLPPLSNSVVSGSEKEDLYKEKISIAPEQAYLGIDVGSVSTNIVLIDENGELITKRYLPTAGKPIDAVKRGLSEIGMEFPDIRIKGVGVTGSGRYMIADFVGADVVKNEITAHARGAVHYDRNIDTIFEIGGQDSKYIRIKNGEVIDFEMNKACAAGTGSFIEEQADKLGISLEEFQSLAFASKRPCRLGERCTVFMENSLVINLHKGARKEDIVAGLCYSIVENYINRVVAGKPIGKRVFFQGGVAFNKAVQAAFENFLKAKVDSEIELIIPPHHEVMGAIGAALIARDSMKNGKVSKFKGFSLKDRQYSIYSFECKGCPNYCEINRVKIEGEETQLFYGGRCERYEKQDNTSRLPDPVKLREELLWKAHKEYESTYKDRKAPVIGIPYIFFFHDQLPFWSTFLWELGFNVRVSDKTNKEIINKGVEKVLSEACFPLKVAYGHVADLIEKGVDLIFLPSFINLNIHDEYEKGLACPLVQTIPYVSRKLFKEAKFLIPRIDFSRGFDYLKKELNQAFKGVSPIKNLDSKIEIARQKQREFVKQLQKEGLKLLETAKDKSLGQQSTVVILGRSYNSFDQAVSLDISGKLTRLNVLPIPMDMLPIEGINIKEEWSNLYWRSGQRIIKASKFIHKLDGVYPVFITNFSCGPDSFIINYFKEEMAERPYLILEIDEHSADAGVVTRLEAFIDSVKDRTERERFKKFIPLLIKSSNTDLSKRTIFIPRMSDHAFALKAAFNYCGIDAEVMPPSDKDSVELARKYVSGGECFPYVVTLGDMLKIVFSKDFNPQRTAFFMPSGAGPCRFGQYNVSHRMMLKKLGFESVPVYSPQQDAQFYKDLNIAGGEFSLRAWQGVVAYGLLTKLLLQTRPYEKNKGETEEVYEQYLLKIYDTLKNRNGSIELLLKNMRRDFENIPKYRDKKPLVGIVGEIFVRSHSFSNENLIKRLEALGAEVYLTPIEEWIHYVNKMALRKALIKKDKSAIIKILINKFFQWRVEKKFSSVLRGRLKFLHEPSIKEIFKFASPYVPDSFEGETILSIGKSVDLIRKGVSGIVNAMPFGCMPGAIVTALLRFIHKDYNIPVISLAYDGTNSTVNELWLEAFIETIKT; the protein is encoded by the coding sequence ATGGCTTCTGAGCTTTATCTTGGTATTGATGTAGGAAGCGAAACTGCCAAGATAGCAGTTCTTGATAACGATTTCAGAATTCGGGAAAAGCTCTATTTAAAACATTTAGGAAAACCCGCTGAGGTTGTTTCAAAAATACTCAAAGAAATACTTTCCCGATATGGAAGCATAAAGCTTTGTTTTACAGGTGTATCAGGAAGATTTATTGCAAAAACTGTTGGTGCGCCTTATGTAAATGAGATTTTGTCACAGGCAACAGCAACATCATTTTTCTATCCTCAGGTAAGAACAATTATTGAGATTGGTGGAGAAGATTCAAAGCTCATTTTCCTTGACAGAGGAGGAAGAATCAGAGATTTTTCCCTTAATAGCATATGCGCAGCAGGAACAGGCTCTTTTCTTGAGCAACAGGCAGAAAGACTTGGACTTACAATACAAGAGTTCAGCGAGCTCGCTTTAAAATCAAAAAGACCTTCAAAGATTGCAGGCAGATGCAGTGTATTTGCCAAGTCAGACATGATTCATCTTCAGCAGATAGCAACTCCAGTAGAAGACATAATTGCAGGTTTGTGTTTTGCCCTTGCAAGAAACTTCAAGGCAACAATGTTTAAAGGTAGAGCTCTTCAGAAAGAAGTCTCTTTTCAGGGTGGTGTTGCAGCAAATAAGGGAATGATAAGGGCATTTAAAAAGGTTTTGGGCATAGATGAAATACTCATACCAGAGCATTTTGAGGTAACCGGTGCAATTGGTGCTGCCCTGAAAGCTCAGAGTAGCGAAGTGTTTTTAAATGATGAAATCATTGAAAAACTGGGAACGATAAAGGCAGAGATAGAATATGGACTTCCACCTCTTTCAAACTCTGTTGTTTCAGGAAGTGAAAAGGAAGATTTATACAAAGAAAAAATTTCTATTGCACCAGAGCAGGCTTATCTTGGTATTGATGTGGGCTCTGTAAGCACAAATATTGTTCTTATAGATGAAAATGGAGAGCTTATCACAAAAAGATATCTTCCTACTGCTGGAAAGCCAATTGATGCAGTAAAAAGAGGTTTGAGTGAGATAGGCATGGAATTCCCTGATATAAGGATAAAAGGTGTTGGTGTAACAGGTTCTGGTCGCTACATGATTGCTGATTTTGTAGGTGCCGATGTGGTAAAGAATGAGATAACAGCCCATGCACGAGGTGCTGTTCATTATGACAGAAACATTGACACAATTTTTGAAATTGGTGGTCAGGATTCTAAATACATAAGGATTAAAAATGGTGAAGTCATAGATTTTGAGATGAACAAAGCCTGTGCAGCAGGAACAGGCTCTTTCATTGAAGAACAGGCTGACAAACTGGGTATAAGCCTTGAAGAGTTTCAGAGTCTTGCCTTTGCATCTAAAAGACCATGCAGACTTGGTGAGAGATGCACTGTTTTTATGGAAAACTCCCTTGTCATAAATCTTCATAAAGGAGCACGCAAAGAGGACATTGTGGCAGGTCTCTGTTACAGCATTGTAGAAAACTATATAAACAGAGTTGTAGCCGGGAAACCGATTGGTAAAAGAGTATTCTTTCAGGGTGGTGTTGCCTTCAATAAGGCAGTTCAGGCAGCATTTGAGAATTTTTTAAAAGCTAAAGTTGACAGCGAAATAGAGTTAATTATTCCACCTCATCATGAGGTAATGGGTGCAATTGGTGCAGCCTTGATTGCAAGGGATTCTATGAAAAATGGAAAAGTTAGCAAATTCAAAGGATTTTCTCTTAAAGACAGACAATACAGTATTTATTCTTTTGAGTGCAAAGGATGCCCCAACTACTGTGAAATAAATAGGGTTAAGATAGAAGGTGAGGAAACTCAGCTCTTTTATGGAGGCAGATGCGAGAGATACGAAAAACAGGACAACACTTCAAGACTTCCAGATCCTGTAAAACTGAGAGAGGAACTGCTATGGAAGGCACATAAAGAGTATGAGAGCACATACAAAGACAGAAAAGCTCCTGTCATAGGAATTCCTTATATATTTTTCTTTCATGACCAACTTCCATTCTGGAGTACGTTTCTGTGGGAACTCGGTTTTAATGTAAGGGTTTCAGATAAAACAAACAAGGAGATTATTAACAAGGGAGTTGAGAAGGTCTTATCTGAGGCATGCTTTCCTCTTAAAGTTGCCTATGGACATGTAGCAGATTTGATTGAAAAGGGTGTTGATTTAATCTTTCTTCCAAGCTTTATAAATCTTAATATTCATGATGAGTATGAAAAAGGTCTTGCATGTCCTCTTGTGCAGACAATTCCATATGTAAGCAGAAAGCTTTTTAAAGAAGCAAAGTTTCTCATACCGAGAATAGATTTTTCAAGAGGATTTGATTATCTCAAAAAGGAACTGAATCAAGCTTTTAAAGGAGTTTCACCTATAAAAAACCTTGATTCAAAAATAGAAATTGCACGGCAAAAGCAAAGAGAGTTTGTTAAGCAACTGCAAAAGGAAGGGTTAAAACTTCTTGAAACAGCAAAAGATAAATCACTTGGGCAGCAATCTACTGTTGTTATTCTTGGCAGGTCATACAATTCCTTTGATCAGGCAGTTAGCCTTGATATTTCAGGAAAACTTACCCGTCTCAATGTGTTACCAATTCCTATGGACATGTTACCCATTGAGGGAATAAACATAAAAGAGGAGTGGAGTAATCTTTACTGGCGTTCAGGACAGAGAATTATAAAAGCTTCAAAGTTTATTCATAAGCTTGATGGAGTATATCCTGTGTTTATTACCAACTTTTCCTGCGGACCTGACTCATTCATAATAAATTACTTTAAAGAAGAGATGGCTGAAAGACCCTATTTAATTCTTGAGATTGATGAACACAGCGCTGATGCAGGAGTTGTTACAAGACTTGAAGCTTTTATAGATAGCGTAAAAGATAGAACAGAAAGAGAGAGATTTAAAAAGTTCATACCTCTATTAATCAAGAGTTCAAATACAGATTTATCAAAAAGAACTATATTTATTCCAAGAATGTCTGACCATGCCTTTGCTTTAAAAGCAGCCTTTAACTACTGTGGAATTGATGCAGAAGTAATGCCCCCTTCTGACAAAGACTCAGTTGAGCTTGCAAGAAAATATGTATCAGGAGGAGAATGCTTTCCCTATGTTGTAACACTTGGTGATATGTTGAAGATTGTATTTTCAAAAGATTTTAATCCTCAGAGAACAGCCTTTTTCATGCCTTCAGGTGCAGGTCCGTGCAGATTTGGTCAGTATAATGTTTCACACAGGATGATGCTTAAGAAATTGGGATTTGAAAGTGTTCCTGTTTATTCACCCCAGCAGGATGCTCAATTTTATAAAGATTTAAACATTGCAGGAGGAGAGTTTTCTCTCAGGGCATGGCAGGGAGTTGTTGCTTATGGCTTGCTTACAAAATTGCTTTTACAGACAAGACCCTATGAAAAAAATAAAGGTGAAACTGAAGAAGTTTATGAGCAGTATCTGTTGAAAATTTACGATACATTAAAGAATAGAAATGGCTCTATAGAGTTGTTATTAAAAAACATGAGAAGAGATTTTGAAAACATCCCTAAATACAGGGATAAAAAGCCTCTTGTGGGAATTGTGGGAGAAATATTTGTCCGTTCTCATTCATTTTCTAATGAGAATTTGATTAAGAGACTAGAAGCCTTAGGTGCAGAGGTCTATCTTACACCGATTGAAGAGTGGATTCACTATGTAAATAAAATGGCTTTGAGAAAAGCCTTGATAAAAAAGGACAAATCTGCTATTATAAAAATTCTTATTAATAAATTTTTCCAGTGGAGGGTAGAAAAGAAATTTTCATCAGTTTTAAGAGGAAGGTTAAAATTTTTACATGAACCCTCCATAAAGGAGATTTTTAAGTTTGCATCACCTTATGTTCCAGACAGTTTTGAGGGAGAGACTATTTTGAGTATTGGGAAAAGCGTTGATTTAATTAGAAAAGGTGTAAGTGGTATTGTCAATGCAATGCCTTTTGGATGTATGCCAGGAGCTATTGTAACTGCTTTGTTAAGATTCATTCACAAGGATTATAATATTCCTGTGATATCACTTGCCTACGATGGCACAAACTCTACTGTCAATGAACTATGGCTTGAAGCCTTTATAGAGACAATCAAAACTTGA
- a CDS encoding menaquinone biosynthesis decarboxylase has protein sequence MAYRDLREFIKVLENKGLLHRVKVEVDPVLEIAEITDRMCKSPNGGKALFFENVRGSSIPVVTNIFGSFERMCLALEVESLDDIGKRIEKLLNQTPPKSFKEKIKAVFELIEVSKYLPKRVNKAPCQEIVNHEPDLNKLPILKTWPKDGGRFITFPMVFTRDPETGKQNCGMYRMHVYDEKTTGMHWHIHKDGATHYRKYKELGQRMPVAVAIGSDPAVIYSSTAPLPYGVDEMVFAGFLRRSPVEMVKCVTCDIEVPANAEIVLEGYVEPDELRDEGPFGDHTGFYSPVDKFPVFHVTCITHRKDPIYPATVVGKPPMEDCYMGKATERIFLPLLRMQFPEIVDMNLPMEGVFHNAAIVSIKKQYPGHGKKVIHGLWGMGQMMFSKLIIVVDEDVNVQDLSTTAWKVLNNVDWRRDVIISEGPVDELDHSASFPRFGGKMGIDATRKSREEGMMRDWPEEIIQAEEIKELVTKRWREYGF, from the coding sequence ATGGCTTACAGGGATTTAAGAGAATTTATAAAAGTTCTTGAAAACAAAGGGCTTCTTCACAGAGTCAAAGTAGAGGTTGACCCTGTTCTTGAGATTGCTGAGATAACTGACAGAATGTGCAAGTCACCAAATGGCGGAAAGGCTTTGTTTTTTGAAAATGTCAGAGGCTCATCAATCCCTGTTGTTACCAACATTTTTGGCTCTTTTGAAAGAATGTGCCTTGCCCTTGAAGTTGAAAGCCTTGATGATATAGGAAAAAGAATAGAAAAGCTCTTAAATCAGACACCACCTAAAAGTTTTAAAGAAAAGATAAAGGCTGTTTTTGAATTAATTGAGGTAAGCAAATACCTGCCAAAAAGAGTAAACAAAGCACCCTGTCAGGAAATAGTAAATCATGAGCCGGACCTGAACAAACTTCCTATCCTTAAAACATGGCCCAAGGATGGCGGAAGATTTATTACCTTTCCAATGGTTTTTACCCGTGACCCTGAAACAGGAAAGCAAAACTGTGGAATGTATCGCATGCATGTCTATGATGAGAAGACAACAGGAATGCACTGGCACATTCATAAAGATGGTGCAACTCATTACAGAAAATATAAGGAACTCGGTCAAAGAATGCCTGTTGCTGTTGCCATTGGCTCTGACCCGGCAGTTATTTACTCTTCTACTGCGCCTCTTCCGTACGGAGTTGATGAGATGGTATTTGCTGGATTCTTACGGAGAAGTCCTGTTGAGATGGTTAAGTGTGTAACCTGTGACATAGAGGTGCCTGCAAATGCTGAGATTGTTCTTGAAGGTTATGTAGAGCCCGATGAATTAAGAGATGAAGGTCCTTTTGGTGATCATACAGGTTTTTACTCTCCGGTAGATAAATTTCCTGTTTTTCATGTAACATGCATTACCCATAGAAAAGATCCCATATATCCTGCCACAGTTGTTGGAAAGCCTCCCATGGAAGACTGCTATATGGGAAAGGCAACTGAGAGAATTTTTCTGCCTTTGCTCAGGATGCAGTTTCCTGAAATTGTAGATATGAACCTTCCCATGGAAGGAGTTTTTCATAATGCAGCCATAGTTTCAATAAAAAAGCAGTATCCAGGACATGGCAAAAAAGTTATTCACGGGCTATGGGGAATGGGACAGATGATGTTTTCAAAGCTTATAATTGTGGTTGATGAAGATGTTAATGTTCAGGATTTGTCAACTACTGCATGGAAGGTGCTTAATAATGTTGACTGGCGTAGAGATGTGATAATCTCAGAGGGTCCTGTGGATGAGCTTGATCATTCAGCAAGCTTTCCGAGATTTGGCGGTAAAATGGGGATTGATGCAACTCGAAAAAGCCGTGAAGAAGGCATGATGAGAGACTGGCCAGAGGAAATAATCCAGGCAGAAGAGATAAAAGAGCTTGTAACAAAAAGATGGCGTGAGTATGGCTTCTGA